One Pectinophora gossypiella chromosome 25, ilPecGoss1.1, whole genome shotgun sequence DNA window includes the following coding sequences:
- the LOC126378181 gene encoding neural/ectodermal development factor IMP-L2-like: MRQLVLVFAALLACSQTANVDRHVKLISELDNTIENNALPTTKQYRKFVALTSRPAGAVEHPAGAPLELTCAGVGAPAPSVRWFKNDAPIYEHDLESNEIIDANPTSLARVTSSLLIPTTQDQDTYTCVISAGLKTARASTIVYSDGDGSTDEQERAKLTPLTPRILVSYKVFIDLIGNSIVLPCKVRGHPRPHVTWKDNKGNFVKNNPRMKVLRSGELVISSLRWTDMGEFTCHAENAFGSKHATTFVYPAKAG; this comes from the exons ATGCGTCAGTTGGTGCTGGTGTTTGCTGCCCTGCTGGCCTGCAGTCAGACAGCCAACGTGGATAGGCACGTCAAGTTGATATCTGAGCTGGATAATACCATTGAGAATAATG CACTACCAACAACGAAGCAGTACCGAAAGTTCGTGGCCCTAACCAGCCGCCCCGCCGGCGCGGTAGAGCACCCGGCCGGCGCTCCACTCGAGCTGACCTGCGCAGGCGTCGGTGCGCCCGCGCCAAGCGTGCGCTGGTTTAAGAATGATGCTCCTATTTATGAA cACGATTTAGAGTCCAACGAAATAATAGACGCCAACCCTACTTCGCTAGCTCGTGTCACATCCTCCTTATTAATACCAACCACACAAGACCAGGACACGTATACTTGCGTCATTTCTGCTGGCTTGAAGACTGCCAGGGCTTCTACTATAGTTTACAGCGATGGCG ATGGCAGCACAGACGAACAAGAGCGCGCAAAACTGACGCCCCTAACGCCCCGAATTCTCGTCTCATACAAAGTTTTCATCGACCTCATAGGCAACAGCATCGTCCTCCCATGCAAAGTGAGGGGGCATCCACGACCACATGTTACATGGAAGGACAATAAAGGAAACTTCGTCAAAAACAACCCAAGAATGAAG GTGCTCCGTTCAGGTGAACTAGTGATTTCATCTCTCCGTTGGACAGATATGGGTGAATTCACTTGCCACGCAGAAAATGCTTTCGGAAGCAAACACGCCACTACATTTGTGTATCCTGCTAAA gccGGTTAG
- the LOC126378206 gene encoding uncharacterized protein LOC126378206: MSMAVQPYLGIDQHFDPAWMERIVLELSDAFEIRVSWDRETALVVGVCAVAGGIVGHYAGGRLGAAVGAGIASATGLGVASLVSLREIWASVKHKLQELLYIVFNCLRRLDPIDYVHAFEILMACGSTRRELVYAILDFIATKLGREVVSSITAG, from the exons ATGTCGATGGCTGTGCAGCCCTACCTTGGTATAGACCAACATTTCGACCCTGCCTGGATGGAGAGGATTGTTTTGGAACTTT CTGATGCATTTGAGATCCGCGTCTCATGGGACCGCGAGACGGCCTTGGTAGTAGGTGTGTGTGCGGTAGCTGGTGGCATTGTGGGGCATTATGCGGGAGGCCGTCTGGGAGCTGCTGTTGGAGCAGGAATCGCTAGTGCTACTGGCCTAGGTGTTGCTT CCCTGGTGTCCCTGAGAGAAATTTGGGCGTCGGTGAAGCACAAGCTTCAGGAACTGTTGTACATTGTGTTCAACTGTTTACGACGGCTGGACCCAATAGACTATGTTCATGCCTTTGAGATTCTCATGGCGTGTGGGAGTACTCGACGAGAGCTGGTCTACGCTATCTTAGACTTCATCGCAACCAAGCTCGGCCGAGAGGTTGTGTCTAGTATCACAGCAGGTTAG